A stretch of Limanda limanda chromosome 7, fLimLim1.1, whole genome shotgun sequence DNA encodes these proteins:
- the LOC133005130 gene encoding F-actin-monooxygenase mical1-like, which translates to MIEHWIQLVHEKNALVSEESDLMVASRQLELEDKQSMLELELRKFMELNDKTQEQEVEEERVLQQMIEVVAMRDSLVSFLEEKRLKEMSEEQEAFSIMEARRHSKAGSQVHWAS; encoded by the exons ATGATCGAGCATTGGATCCAACTCGTCCACGAGAAGAACGCGCTGGTTTCTGAGGAGTCTGACCTCATGGTGGC GTCTCgacagctggagctggaggacaagCAGAGCATgttggagctggagctcaggaagttcatggagctgaatg ACAAGacgcaggagcaggaggtggaggaggagcgggtCCTGCAGCAGATGATCGAGGTGGTGGCCATGAGGGACTCGCTGGTCTccttcctggaggagaagaggctgaaggagatgagcgaggagcaggaggccttCTCCATCATGGAGGCCAGACGGCACTCCAAGGCAGGATCTCAGGTTCACTGGGCATCATAA